A window of Fragaria vesca subsp. vesca linkage group LG7, FraVesHawaii_1.0, whole genome shotgun sequence contains these coding sequences:
- the LOC101305415 gene encoding uncharacterized protein LOC101305415 codes for MEVEVYSLRTNSWKVIEHAPRLNCLWWLMGYEVCNGIVYWLVYDDRHRIVSFDTGTEIFDELLVPDSILPINGFVKIQVYKETICLLQGTTNVDFWVLQQGSFQKLRTIFLPNYAPLGLFTDNGLLVQEKSTHSELDLFDLESNHLKSTGILICDILTKEV; via the coding sequence ATGGAAGTTGAGGTTTATAGTCTACGCACCAACTCCTGGAAAGTGATTGAACATGCTCCTCGGTTAAATTGCCTGTGGTGGCTCATGGGGTATGAGGTTTGCAATGGAATAGTATACTGGCTGGTATATGATGATCGTCACAGGATCGTGTCGTTCGACACCGGGACTGAAATATTTGATGAATTGCTGGTTCCAGATTCCATATTGCCTATTAATGGTTTTGTCAAGATTCAAGTGTACAAGGAAACCATATGCTTGCTTCAAGGTACTACGAATGTTGATTTCTGGGTTCTGCAACAAGGGTCTTTTCAAAAGCTGCGCACTATTTTTCTGCCAAATTATGCCCCTCTAGGCTTATTTACAGATAATGGACTCTTGGTACAAGAAAAATCAACACACAGTGAGCTAGATTTGTTTGATCTTGAATCCAACCATCTTAAGAGTACCGGAATCCTGATCTGCGATATACTTACAAAGGAAGTCTAG
- the LOC101313351 gene encoding annexin-like protein RJ4-like isoform 1, with product MATLVSPPNFCANEDAEALRKSVKGWGTNEKAVISILGHRNAGQRKEIRAAYEQLYQEDLLKRLESELSGDFEKAVYRWILDPADRDAVLANVAIKKSTDYNVIIEISCIHSPEELLAVRRAYQLRYKHSVEEDLAAHTTGDIRKLLVALVTAYRYDGHEINAKLANSEADILQDAIKDKAFNLEEIIRILSTRSKTQLMATFNKYRDDQGISISKNLLEEGANDFQKALHTAIRCLNDPKKYFEKVLRNAIKRVGTDEDALTRVIVTRAERDLRDIKEVYYKKNSVPLEQAVAKDTSGDYKAFLLTLLGKED from the exons ATGGCTACCCTTGTTTCTCCTCCAAATTTCTGTGCCAATGAAGATGCAGAAGCTCTTAGAAAATCTGTGAAAG GTTGGGGGACCAATGAGAAGGCTGTCATCTCCATCCTGGGTCATAGAAATGCAGGTCAAAGAAAAGAGATCAGGGCAGCTTATGAACAACTTTATCAAGAAGATCTTCTCAAGCGCCTTGAGTCTGAGCTCTCTGGTGATTTTGAG AAAGCAGTGTACCGCTGGATATTGGATCCAGCAGATCGTGATGCAGTTTTGGCTAATGTGGCCATCAAGAAATCCACTGACTACAATGTCATAATTGAAATTTCCTGCATTCACTCCCCTGAAGAGCTTCTAGCTGTAAGAAGAGCTTACCAGCTTCGCTACAAGCACTCTGTGGAAGAAGATCTAGCTGCACATACTACCGGTGATATCCGCAAG CTTTTGGTTGCTTTGGTGACTGCTTACCGCTATGACGGTCACGAGATCAATGCAAAGTTGGCAAATTCGGAAGCAGATATTCTTCAAGATGCTATCAAAGACAAGGCTTTCAATCTTGAAGAAATTATTAGGATCCTGAGTACTAGGAGCAAGACACAACTCATGGCGACATTCAACAAATACAGAGATGATCAAGGCATTTCTATCAGCAAG AATTTGCTGGAAGAAGGAGCTAATGATTTCCAGAAGGCATTGCATACTGCCATTCGATGCCTCAATGACCCCAAGAAGTACTTTGAGAAG GTACTTCGCAATGCAATAAAAAGAGTCGGCACCGATGAGGATGCTCTCACTCGTGTGATTGTTACAAGGGCAGAGAGGGACTTGAGGGACATCAAGGAGGTTTACTACAAGAAAAATAGTGTTCCTCTTGAACAGGCTGTGGCCAAAGACACTTCAGGGGACTACAAGGCCTTCCTCCTTACTCTGCTGGGAAAGGAAGATTGA
- the LOC101313058 gene encoding geranylgeranyl transferase type-2 subunit beta-like — protein MVELAARKHVQFILSKAKEKDFYESVLMEHIRLNGAYWGLTTLDLLGKLDTVDVNEVVSEVLQCQHESGGFGGNIGHDPHILYTLSAVQVLALFDKVDVLDIEKIANYVAGLQNEDGSFSGDMWGEIDTRFSYISICCLALLHCLDKINVEKAVDYILSCKNHDGGFGCTPGGESHAGQIFCCVGALAITGSLHRIDKDLLGWWLCERQVKAGGLNGRPEKLPDVCYSWWVLSSLIMIDRVHWIDKEKLAKFILDCQDIENGGISDRPDDACDAYHTYFGVAGLSLLEYPGVKPIDPAYALPVDVVNRIILGIKE, from the exons ATGGTGGAGCTGGCAGCTCGGAAACATGTTCAATTCATTCTATCGAAAGCAAAG GAAAAGGACTTTTATGAGTCTGTTTTGATGGAACATATAAGATTGAATGGGGCATACTGGGGTTTGACCACTCTTGACCTTTTGGGAAAGCTTGACACTGTTGATGTCAATGAAGTTGTTTCGGAGGTCCTCCAGTGCCAGCATGAATCAG GTGGTTTTGGTGGTAACATTGGACATGACCCGCACATACTATATACCCTAAGTGCTGTGCAGGTTTTGGCCTTATTTGACAAGGTTGATGTATTGGATATCGAGAAGATTGCAAATT ATGTAGCTGGGCTGCAGAATGAAGATGGCTCATTTTCTGGGGACATGTGGGGTGAAATTGATACACG GTTTTCATATATTTCCATCTGTTGTCTAGCATTACTACATTGTTTGGATAAAATTAATGTGGAGAAGGCTGTGGACTACATTTTGAGTTGTAAAAATCATGATGGCGGATTTGGATGCACGCCTGGTGGGGAGTCTCATGCAGGTCAAA TTTTCTGTTGCGTGGGTGCTCTTGCTATTACAGGGTCTTTACATCGTATTGACAAGGACCTTCTTGGATGGTGGTTGTGTGAGCGGCAAGTAAAAGCAGGAGGTCTTAATGGCCGTCCAGAGAAGCTTCCTGAT GTGTGCTACTCTTGGTGGGTTCTCTCTAGTTTGATCATGATTGACAGAGTCCATTGGATCGATAAGGAAAAGCTTGCGAAGTTCATTTTAGATTGTCAG GACATTGAGAATGGAGGAATTTCTGACAGACCAGATGATGCCTGTGATGCGTACCATACATATTTTGGTGTTGCAG GACTTTCCCTTCTAGAATATCCAGGGGTGAAACCGATAGATCCAGCTTATGCTTTGCCAGTTGATGTTGTAAATAGGATTATCTTAGGCATAAAGGAGTGA
- the LOC101313351 gene encoding annexin-like protein RJ4-like isoform 2 — protein MASLITPDQFSANQDAEALRKACQGWGTNEKAVISILGHRNAGQRKEIRAAYEQLYQEDLLKRLESELSGDFEKAVYRWILDPADRDAVLANVAIKKSTDYNVIIEISCIHSPEELLAVRRAYQLRYKHSVEEDLAAHTTGDIRKLLVALVTAYRYDGHEINAKLANSEADILQDAIKDKAFNLEEIIRILSTRSKTQLMATFNKYRDDQGISISKNLLEEGANDFQKALHTAIRCLNDPKKYFEKVLRNAIKRVGTDEDALTRVIVTRAERDLRDIKEVYYKKNSVPLEQAVAKDTSGDYKAFLLTLLGKED, from the exons ATGGCATCCCTCATTACTCCAGATCAATTTTCTGCTAACCAAGATGCAGAGGCTCTTCGAAAGGCCTGTCAAG GTTGGGGGACCAATGAGAAGGCTGTCATCTCCATCCTGGGTCATAGAAATGCAGGTCAAAGAAAAGAGATCAGGGCAGCTTATGAACAACTTTATCAAGAAGATCTTCTCAAGCGCCTTGAGTCTGAGCTCTCTGGTGATTTTGAG AAAGCAGTGTACCGCTGGATATTGGATCCAGCAGATCGTGATGCAGTTTTGGCTAATGTGGCCATCAAGAAATCCACTGACTACAATGTCATAATTGAAATTTCCTGCATTCACTCCCCTGAAGAGCTTCTAGCTGTAAGAAGAGCTTACCAGCTTCGCTACAAGCACTCTGTGGAAGAAGATCTAGCTGCACATACTACCGGTGATATCCGCAAG CTTTTGGTTGCTTTGGTGACTGCTTACCGCTATGACGGTCACGAGATCAATGCAAAGTTGGCAAATTCGGAAGCAGATATTCTTCAAGATGCTATCAAAGACAAGGCTTTCAATCTTGAAGAAATTATTAGGATCCTGAGTACTAGGAGCAAGACACAACTCATGGCGACATTCAACAAATACAGAGATGATCAAGGCATTTCTATCAGCAAG AATTTGCTGGAAGAAGGAGCTAATGATTTCCAGAAGGCATTGCATACTGCCATTCGATGCCTCAATGACCCCAAGAAGTACTTTGAGAAG GTACTTCGCAATGCAATAAAAAGAGTCGGCACCGATGAGGATGCTCTCACTCGTGTGATTGTTACAAGGGCAGAGAGGGACTTGAGGGACATCAAGGAGGTTTACTACAAGAAAAATAGTGTTCCTCTTGAACAGGCTGTGGCCAAAGACACTTCAGGGGACTACAAGGCCTTCCTCCTTACTCTGCTGGGAAAGGAAGATTGA